One segment of Mycoplasmopsis glycophila DNA contains the following:
- the ptsP gene encoding phosphoenolpyruvate--protein phosphotransferase: MLIKGIGASKGVAIAKVFKIEELPVEITKDAQDIEQELKTYESARAKVLQKLEDTKKLADSEEHAAIFDAHMLIVNDPAAISQITADIQNNKHTAEYAAKSCYEQFANMFLAMEDEYFKERAADIKDVLKKLLFAINGIEEPDLANIDHEVVIVAEDLSPSQTVQLNKKYVKGFVTNIGGPTSHTAIMARSLGIPSVVGTNNITEHVKNDELIALNGSLGEVITNPTEQEIAKYEKAEQEYRDYLTKLQTLKGAASKTTDGHHVELAANIGTPKDLDSVLENDGEAVGLFRSEFLYMDNDHWPTEEEQFEAYKKVVEGMQGKRVVIRTLDIGGDKTLKYFKFPEELNPFLGYRAIRFCLQNPEIFKTQLRALIRASEFGKVAIMFPMITNVPEFLEAKKMYLEAHEEVVRDYPNVAPANEIEVGLMMETPAAAVLSDQFCKYADFVSIGTNDLIQYSMAADRMNENISYLYQPLNPSILRLIKMVIDGAHKHGKWAGMCGEMAGDSRALPLLLGLGLDEFSMSASSILSSRELVHSLSYKEMKELANKAIELDNESEVLALLNSKLA; the protein is encoded by the coding sequence ATGCTTATAAAAGGTATAGGAGCATCAAAGGGTGTAGCTATTGCTAAAGTTTTCAAAATTGAAGAACTACCAGTAGAAATCACAAAAGATGCACAAGATATAGAACAAGAATTAAAAACATATGAGTCAGCAAGAGCTAAAGTTTTACAAAAACTTGAAGATACTAAAAAATTAGCTGATTCAGAAGAGCATGCAGCTATTTTTGATGCACATATGTTAATTGTAAATGACCCTGCAGCTATTTCACAAATTACAGCAGATATTCAAAATAATAAACACACAGCAGAATATGCTGCTAAAAGTTGTTATGAACAATTTGCTAATATGTTTTTAGCAATGGAAGATGAATACTTCAAAGAAAGAGCGGCCGATATTAAAGATGTCCTTAAAAAGTTACTTTTTGCTATTAATGGAATTGAAGAACCAGATTTAGCTAATATCGATCATGAAGTTGTTATTGTTGCTGAAGATCTTAGTCCTAGTCAAACTGTCCAACTTAATAAAAAATATGTAAAAGGATTTGTAACAAACATCGGTGGACCAACATCTCATACAGCTATTATGGCACGTAGTCTAGGAATTCCATCAGTAGTTGGTACAAATAATATTACTGAGCATGTAAAAAATGACGAATTAATTGCATTAAACGGAAGTTTAGGTGAAGTTATTACAAACCCTACAGAACAAGAAATTGCTAAATACGAAAAAGCAGAACAAGAATATAGAGACTACTTAACAAAACTTCAAACACTAAAAGGTGCAGCATCTAAAACAACAGATGGTCACCATGTTGAACTTGCTGCAAATATTGGAACACCAAAAGATCTTGACTCTGTGCTTGAAAATGACGGTGAAGCAGTTGGGTTATTTAGATCAGAATTTCTTTACATGGATAATGATCACTGACCAACAGAAGAAGAACAATTTGAAGCTTACAAAAAAGTTGTTGAAGGAATGCAAGGTAAAAGAGTTGTTATTCGTACACTAGACATTGGTGGAGACAAAACTTTAAAATACTTTAAATTCCCAGAAGAATTAAACCCATTTTTAGGATATAGAGCTATTAGATTTTGTTTACAAAATCCAGAAATTTTCAAAACTCAATTAAGAGCTTTAATTCGTGCAAGTGAATTTGGTAAAGTTGCTATCATGTTCCCAATGATTACTAATGTCCCAGAATTTTTAGAAGCTAAAAAGATGTATTTAGAAGCACACGAAGAAGTTGTGCGTGATTACCCAAATGTAGCTCCTGCAAATGAAATTGAAGTTGGACTTATGATGGAAACCCCTGCAGCAGCTGTTCTTTCAGATCAATTCTGTAAATATGCAGATTTCGTTTCAATTGGAACAAATGACTTAATTCAATACTCAATGGCAGCTGACCGTATGAATGAAAATATTTCATATCTTTATCAGCCACTTAACCCTTCGATTTTAAGATTGATTAAAATGGTAATCGATGGAGCACACAAACACGGAAAATGAGCAGGAATGTGTGGAGAAATGGCTGGAGATAGTAGAGCGCTTCCATTACTTTTAGGACTTGGTCTTGATGAATTCTCAATGTCTGCAAGCAGCATTTTATCTTCAAGAGAACTTGTTCACTCACTTTCATATAAAGAAATGAAAGAGTTAGCAAATAAAGCAATCGAATTAGATAATGAATCAGAAGTTTTAGCTTTATTAAACTCAAAATTAGCTTAA
- the secG gene encoding preprotein translocase subunit SecG has protein sequence MKLFVLSLLIIIGFLSIIISLFMSPDSNGFSGALVGSSDLELFKQTKERGFKKFLKYSMMTLGLALMFLAIILRIFLLT, from the coding sequence ATGAAACTATTTGTTCTCTCTTTATTAATAATTATTGGCTTTCTTTCGATAATTATTTCTCTTTTTATGTCTCCGGATTCAAATGGTTTTTCAGGGGCATTAGTTGGTTCAAGTGACCTTGAACTTTTTAAACAAACAAAAGAAAGAGGTTTTAAGAAATTTTTAAAATATAGCATGATGACATTAGGGCTGGCTCTTATGTTTTTAGCTATTATTTTAAGAATTTTTCTCTTGACTTAG
- a CDS encoding ABC transporter permease — protein sequence MTKKETQTSFLTRLKKFLMFDDRVNTRRKVYSSVWAVAIGFLTASIIYWIITLTGDNPANPFSFIINLFKFALQPDGNLRESLYTYFLVFGFAGMAVAIAFKSGLFNIGISGQMQLPAILFFLFLIIGRTNFDEVSTSYLFGMFFVFFLVSMLLGGFAGFLKAYFNVHEVITTIFLNWIVTYVGVWLFTRSNFTLLPSDFPDLDAFLGTVQGTSRILLTTGQKTLFIAMGMVVLAILAIGFWFLYSNTTIGYKMKMVGLNKTNSKYVGINEKLLTIIVMAISGGLAGLAGFFFFILSQKNYPATPTPTLIGFEAIAIALIALNNPIGVLISSLLYAVIYNGQASFQLLQGSQKISPDFFSIITGIVVFMSALSLILYNFKPLRGSCKYLYLLTRKEYWKYRTKMIKEYWTILLKEKFKIKKMFFNNLKLKMKFRHEAKKYETYVAEKLALIKSQKKRSELLSQNELLDLYDEMSKRKFEFLKKKSDFGLNDYSDEKNKFSNTLYLRKTQFKTFKEELFTQFTSRLFKKDKLKVKGEN from the coding sequence ATGACTAAAAAAGAAACACAAACATCTTTTTTAACAAGACTTAAAAAATTCTTAATGTTTGATGATCGCGTTAACACAAGAAGAAAAGTGTATTCTTCAGTTTGAGCGGTTGCTATTGGTTTTCTAACTGCATCGATTATTTACTGAATTATTACCTTAACAGGAGACAACCCGGCTAATCCTTTTTCGTTCATTATCAATTTGTTTAAATTTGCATTGCAACCAGATGGAAACTTAAGAGAAAGCTTATACACATACTTCCTTGTTTTTGGTTTTGCTGGTATGGCAGTAGCAATTGCGTTTAAATCTGGTTTATTTAATATTGGTATCTCAGGACAAATGCAATTACCTGCTATCTTATTCTTCCTATTTCTTATCATTGGTCGTACGAACTTCGATGAGGTTTCGACAAGTTATCTTTTCGGAATGTTCTTCGTCTTTTTCCTAGTATCAATGTTACTTGGGGGATTTGCAGGATTTTTAAAAGCTTATTTTAATGTACATGAAGTTATTACTACTATTTTCTTAAACTGAATAGTTACATATGTTGGAGTTTGATTATTTACACGTTCAAACTTTACACTTCTACCTTCTGATTTTCCAGACCTTGATGCTTTTTTAGGTACAGTACAAGGAACATCTAGAATTTTACTTACAACTGGTCAAAAGACATTATTCATTGCAATGGGTATGGTTGTTTTAGCTATTTTAGCAATTGGATTTTGATTCTTATATTCAAATACAACAATTGGATATAAAATGAAAATGGTTGGTTTAAATAAAACTAACTCTAAATATGTTGGAATTAATGAAAAACTTTTAACAATTATCGTTATGGCTATTTCGGGTGGACTTGCAGGACTTGCTGGATTCTTTTTCTTTATTCTTTCGCAAAAAAATTATCCTGCAACACCAACACCGACTTTAATTGGTTTTGAAGCAATTGCTATTGCTTTAATTGCACTCAATAATCCGATTGGTGTATTAATTTCTTCACTTCTTTATGCTGTAATTTATAATGGTCAAGCTTCGTTCCAACTTTTACAAGGATCGCAAAAAATTTCGCCAGACTTTTTCTCGATTATTACTGGTATTGTTGTGTTCATGTCTGCACTTTCGCTCATTTTATATAATTTCAAACCTCTTCGTGGTTCATGTAAATATCTTTACTTATTGACACGAAAAGAATATTGAAAATATAGAACAAAAATGATTAAAGAATACTGAACCATTTTATTAAAAGAAAAATTTAAAATTAAAAAGATGTTCTTTAATAATTTGAAACTTAAAATGAAATTTAGACATGAAGCTAAAAAATATGAAACTTATGTGGCAGAAAAATTAGCCTTAATTAAGTCACAAAAGAAAAGATCAGAACTTTTATCACAAAATGAGCTTCTTGATCTTTATGATGAAATGTCAAAACGTAAATTTGAGTTTCTCAAGAAAAAATCTGATTTTGGACTTAATGATTATTCAGATGAGAAAAATAAATTTTCAAACACTCTTTATTTAAGAAAAACTCAATTCAAGACTTTTAAAGAAGAACTTTTTACACAATTTACATCTCGTTTATTTAAAAAAGACAAATTAAAAGTGAAAGGAGAAAATTAA
- a CDS encoding bifunctional 5,10-methylenetetrahydrofolate dehydrogenase/5,10-methenyltetrahydrofolate cyclohydrolase, with the protein MQILSGKELAREELQKLKQDLIDLQLPRKPRLAIVQVGDNPASNKYVEQKRKKCEEVGIEVLIHKFNENISQDRLLKKMDVINEYADGIIIQLPLPTHIPKQVILDAVPYDKDVDGLSTKNEFKLYNDTGQKHFVPATARAVLELMEHYKIDVQDKKVCVVGRSHLVGKPLAHIIKRMGANVATYDENTGIKGIENADILIVAIGVARYIKGENIKDGAVVIDVGTNLDGELTKELYGDVDYETAKEKASAMTPVPGGVGPMTVVCLLKNLIDIFR; encoded by the coding sequence ATGCAAATATTAAGTGGTAAAGAACTAGCTCGTGAAGAGCTTCAGAAACTTAAACAAGACTTAATCGATCTTCAATTACCAAGAAAACCAAGACTTGCTATTGTGCAAGTAGGAGATAATCCTGCATCAAACAAATATGTAGAACAAAAAAGAAAAAAATGTGAAGAAGTCGGAATTGAAGTTTTAATTCACAAATTTAATGAAAATATTTCACAAGATCGTCTTTTAAAAAAGATGGATGTAATCAATGAATATGCAGATGGAATTATTATTCAACTTCCACTACCTACTCATATTCCAAAACAAGTTATTTTAGATGCCGTGCCATATGACAAAGATGTTGATGGTCTTAGTACTAAAAATGAATTTAAATTATATAATGACACAGGACAAAAACACTTTGTGCCTGCAACAGCAAGAGCTGTTTTAGAATTAATGGAACATTACAAAATTGATGTTCAAGACAAAAAAGTGTGTGTTGTAGGTAGAAGTCACCTTGTTGGTAAGCCGCTTGCACACATCATCAAAAGAATGGGCGCAAATGTTGCAACATATGATGAAAATACAGGTATTAAAGGAATTGAAAATGCTGATATTTTAATTGTTGCAATTGGGGTTGCTAGATATATTAAAGGCGAAAATATCAAAGACGGTGCAGTTGTTATTGATGTTGGAACAAATTTAGATGGAGAACTTACAAAAGAGCTTTACGGCGATGTAGATTACGAAACCGCAAAAGAAAAAGCATCAGCAATGACCCCTGTTCCTGGTGGTGTTGGTCCTATGACGGTCGTTTGTCTTTTAAAGAATTTAATTGATATTTTTAGATAA
- a CDS encoding ABC transporter permease, translating to METILAFSFFFFCILILGTISGIFSERAGIVNIAINGFMVFGAIMYAAINVFVQKLFPDFSSSWHQIWLTILAGGLTSLFALLFGFATIKLKSEQTISGFAINVLSIGIVSVLVLILLKVQESGIALSFNIKELALGTETSWKNIISFKFFATVIIIFASWFALRKTRWGLRFRSIGENPQAADVAGINVNKIKWEAVLLAGFIAGFAGALYSQFNIGAFSVNKDVQGLGYIALAIMITAKWRVSLSVVVALFFSVLLSFSFCGISLFGSGFRPYKDLLSILPYLITLIIMLFTSKNSSGPAAAGIPYNKSKR from the coding sequence ATGGAAACAATTTTAGCATTCTCATTTTTCTTCTTTTGCATTTTGATTTTAGGAACCATTTCAGGTATCTTTTCAGAAAGAGCAGGAATTGTTAACATCGCGATCAATGGTTTCATGGTTTTTGGGGCAATTATGTATGCTGCTATTAACGTTTTTGTCCAAAAACTATTTCCTGATTTTTCAAGTTCATGACATCAAATTTGATTAACCATTCTAGCAGGAGGGTTAACAAGTTTATTTGCGCTTCTATTTGGTTTTGCAACCATTAAATTAAAATCTGAACAAACAATTTCAGGTTTTGCGATTAATGTTTTAAGTATTGGTATTGTCTCTGTTCTTGTACTTATCTTATTAAAAGTTCAAGAATCAGGAATTGCTCTTTCATTTAATATTAAGGAACTTGCTCTTGGAACTGAAACATCATGAAAAAACATCATTTCATTTAAGTTTTTTGCAACAGTTATTATCATCTTTGCTTCATGATTTGCACTTCGAAAAACCAGATGAGGACTTCGTTTTAGATCAATTGGCGAAAACCCCCAAGCTGCTGATGTAGCTGGTATTAATGTTAATAAAATTAAATGAGAAGCTGTTTTATTAGCTGGATTTATTGCAGGTTTTGCAGGTGCTTTATATTCTCAATTTAATATTGGAGCCTTTAGTGTAAATAAGGATGTTCAAGGTTTAGGATATATTGCTTTAGCAATTATGATTACTGCAAAATGAAGAGTTAGTTTATCGGTTGTTGTTGCTTTATTCTTCTCTGTTTTACTTTCATTCTCGTTCTGTGGTATTAGTCTTTTTGGTTCTGGATTTAGACCATACAAAGATTTACTTTCAATTCTACCTTACTTGATTACATTGATTATTATGTTATTTACAAGTAAAAATTCATCAGGACCAGCAGCAGCGGGAATTCCGTATAACAAATCTAAAAGATAA
- a CDS encoding ABC transporter ATP-binding protein, whose translation MIKNAIEFIDISKYFGEIKANRDISFEVEKGKIHALIGENGAGKSTLMSILFGLYQPDKGIIKINNKEVLIKGPNDANALGIGMVHQHFKLVDVYTNLENIVLGEENYNKATRMIDYSHAIQKIQTIQNAFNLHFDLNQITGKETVGVQQKVEIMKMLYRDSEILIFDEPTAVLTDEEIQGLLHTFKLFREQGKTIVFISHKLGEIKEVADNATILRHGKVVGNFKVSEVSIEEMASRMVGGEVENIRNKYTDTSQNKVILKLSNVSTKGEKSIKNISLEIKSGEIMAIAGIEGNGQRDLEYAISGMKPIVSGSIEYKKTTLIDERYKKLSKEKQNKIILFFGLFALLLVLTIIFFAIPSERSDTGAILKIYGGISCFLALLFLFLGLDGKFHLIRKIKQKINAKKAKEGNKNQEETDSSFIRLSDYGVYDVSKLGFSFIPSDRHKHGLVLDYNIKLNSILRRLWDKKYQKFTFLKNNNIQQETNEIIEKYDVRGARRGLSISRSLSGGNQQKFIVGREMNSPHDFILIVQPTRGLDVGAINNIHQRILAEKEAGKAILLISYELDEVLALADKIAVINSGEILMVKEAKNLTRTEIGVYMARDKTNSESVQITKEEGNND comes from the coding sequence ATGATAAAAAACGCAATTGAATTTATAGATATTTCCAAGTATTTTGGAGAAATAAAAGCTAACCGAGATATTAGTTTTGAAGTTGAAAAAGGTAAAATTCATGCGCTTATTGGTGAAAATGGTGCAGGTAAAAGTACTTTAATGTCAATTTTATTTGGTCTTTATCAACCAGATAAAGGTATTATTAAAATTAACAATAAAGAAGTTCTTATTAAAGGACCTAATGATGCTAATGCTTTAGGAATTGGAATGGTTCACCAACACTTTAAATTAGTAGATGTTTATACTAATTTAGAAAACATTGTTTTAGGTGAAGAAAATTACAATAAAGCAACCAGAATGATTGACTATAGCCATGCTATTCAAAAAATCCAAACAATTCAAAACGCTTTCAACTTACATTTTGATTTAAACCAAATTACAGGTAAAGAAACTGTTGGTGTGCAACAAAAAGTGGAAATTATGAAAATGCTTTACCGTGATTCGGAAATCTTAATTTTCGATGAACCAACAGCTGTTTTAACAGATGAAGAAATTCAAGGTTTACTTCATACTTTTAAACTTTTTAGAGAACAAGGTAAAACAATTGTTTTTATTTCGCATAAACTTGGAGAAATTAAAGAAGTTGCAGATAACGCAACAATCTTAAGACACGGTAAAGTTGTAGGTAATTTTAAAGTATCTGAAGTATCAATTGAAGAGATGGCATCTCGTATGGTTGGTGGTGAAGTTGAAAATATCAGAAATAAATATACTGATACATCACAAAATAAAGTTATTTTAAAATTATCAAATGTCTCTACAAAAGGAGAGAAATCAATTAAAAACATTTCGCTCGAAATTAAATCTGGCGAAATTATGGCAATTGCTGGTATTGAAGGTAATGGTCAAAGAGATTTAGAGTATGCAATTAGCGGAATGAAACCAATTGTTTCAGGAAGCATTGAATACAAAAAAACAACTTTAATTGATGAAAGATACAAAAAATTAAGCAAAGAAAAACAAAATAAAATCATTTTATTCTTTGGTTTATTTGCTTTACTTTTAGTGCTTACAATTATCTTCTTTGCTATTCCATCAGAACGGAGCGACACAGGAGCTATTTTAAAAATTTATGGTGGAATTTCTTGTTTTCTTGCTTTATTATTCCTCTTTTTAGGCTTAGATGGAAAATTTCATTTAATTAGAAAGATTAAACAAAAAATTAACGCAAAGAAAGCGAAAGAAGGTAATAAAAATCAAGAGGAAACTGATTCGAGTTTCATTCGTCTTTCAGATTATGGAGTTTATGATGTATCAAAATTAGGATTTTCATTCATTCCATCTGATAGACATAAACATGGATTAGTACTTGATTATAACATTAAATTAAATTCAATTTTAAGACGTCTTTGAGACAAAAAATATCAGAAATTTACATTTCTTAAAAACAATAACATCCAGCAAGAAACAAATGAAATTATTGAAAAATATGATGTTCGTGGCGCAAGAAGAGGACTTTCAATTTCTAGATCACTATCTGGTGGTAACCAACAAAAATTTATAGTTGGTAGAGAAATGAATTCGCCTCACGACTTTATTTTAATTGTGCAACCAACACGTGGCTTAGATGTTGGGGCAATTAATAATATTCACCAAAGAATTTTGGCTGAAAAAGAAGCTGGGAAAGCAATTTTACTAATTTCATATGAACTGGATGAAGTTTTAGCTTTAGCTGATAAAATCGCAGTAATTAATTCAGGTGAAATCTTAATGGTGAAAGAAGCTAAAAACTTAACTAGAACAGAAATAGGTGTTTACATGGCTCGTGATAAAACAAATTCCGAATCTGTTCAAATTACAAAAGAGGAGGGTAATAATGACTAA
- a CDS encoding HAD-IIB family hydrolase: MNKPSIVFIDLDGTTLDGPAKKWYHKDPTEYTCKVLGELNKTIPVVVSTGRSANANTQRIVKKLGLDTFITWNGSEITRNGELLQKYVIEPKLGARLFKKLADSKMNIVLNSMPQKHSYTHNWFTRKLMTKYNENAKHYSEYQNDVLMQKVLVWNINPFSHKKLAKLNLELQKLFGDELEITLAGENNNIMEITAKGISKGTSEVWLCNYLGLDPKNAIHIGDSLNDASTKGKIGKLVAVKDAQEDLKKQADLILDWTCDESAVAKYLEQFLPNK; this comes from the coding sequence ATGAATAAACCCTCAATTGTTTTTATTGACTTAGATGGAACAACTTTAGATGGACCTGCTAAAAAGTGATATCACAAAGATCCAACAGAATATACTTGTAAAGTGCTTGGTGAGCTCAATAAAACTATTCCTGTTGTAGTATCGACTGGAAGAAGTGCGAACGCTAATACTCAAAGAATTGTAAAAAAATTAGGATTAGATACATTCATTACCTGAAATGGTTCAGAAATTACAAGAAATGGTGAGTTACTCCAAAAATACGTTATTGAACCTAAACTTGGAGCTAGATTATTTAAAAAGTTAGCTGATTCGAAAATGAATATAGTTTTAAATTCAATGCCACAAAAACATTCATATACTCATAATTGATTCACACGCAAATTAATGACTAAATATAATGAAAACGCAAAACACTATAGCGAGTACCAAAATGATGTTTTAATGCAAAAAGTTTTAGTTTGAAACATTAATCCTTTTTCGCATAAGAAGTTAGCTAAATTAAATCTTGAATTACAAAAACTTTTTGGTGATGAATTAGAAATTACTTTAGCTGGCGAAAACAATAATATAATGGAAATTACGGCAAAAGGTATTTCGAAAGGAACTTCTGAAGTTTGACTTTGCAATTATTTAGGGCTTGATCCAAAAAATGCAATTCACATTGGGGATTCATTAAATGATGCCTCTACCAAAGGTAAAATTGGTAAATTAGTTGCTGTTAAAGATGCACAAGAAGATCTTAAAAAACAGGCTGATTTAATTTTAGACTGAACTTGTGACGAAAGTGCAGTTGCCAAATATCTTGAACAATTTTTGCCAAATAAATAA
- a CDS encoding BMP family ABC transporter substrate-binding protein, with the protein MKKIRNIILGLSTVVVGVAPLAIAMKCSEDKKQQKELKILSSLEKNDSLTSDVQVTRKPKMILITDEGHVTDKSFNQSSWEALQVIKQQIGDKGETNYIEPSQEGYDGAYNAARTQGWNIWILSGFKHENPIKKYLANATNRKALEDAKVKIICVDFAIDKTVYNYAYSLQFKVSEPGWIVGYATGAYLNDLFPNNPEKRIASSFGGGPFNGVTDFNRGFVKGLLAWNVANPDKKVKTNKTGVPLDSGFIPNDAMKNVIINVLSEKPNVVLPVAGPATNTTVEMFIKDKTYSDATVIGVDVDQAYSYQEGSKQFKRFLTSITKNIAQAVYDVILASEFNIDSKNLFADTPTKTTKGWTNGLAEKWAGYTKSHIANDELRTKYDTHLAEALSKFQALSAEEKTKVNTDTLPDGTAGTPQDLLNAYATKINE; encoded by the coding sequence ATGAAAAAAATAAGAAATATTATTTTAGGACTTAGCACTGTTGTTGTAGGTGTTGCTCCGTTAGCTATTGCTATGAAATGTAGTGAAGATAAAAAACAACAAAAAGAATTAAAAATTTTATCTTCATTAGAAAAAAATGATAGTTTAACATCTGATGTTCAGGTAACTAGAAAACCAAAAATGATTCTTATTACAGACGAAGGACATGTAACAGATAAATCATTTAACCAATCATCATGAGAAGCTTTACAAGTAATTAAACAACAAATAGGTGACAAAGGTGAAACTAACTACATTGAACCATCACAAGAAGGATATGATGGAGCATACAATGCAGCTAGAACTCAAGGATGAAATATTTGGATTCTTTCAGGATTTAAACACGAAAACCCTATTAAAAAATATTTAGCAAACGCAACAAATAGAAAAGCATTAGAAGATGCTAAAGTTAAAATCATTTGTGTTGACTTTGCTATCGATAAGACAGTATACAACTATGCTTACTCACTTCAATTCAAAGTTTCAGAACCAGGATGAATTGTTGGTTATGCAACAGGTGCATATTTAAACGATCTTTTCCCTAACAACCCAGAAAAAAGAATTGCTTCATCATTTGGTGGAGGACCATTCAATGGTGTTACTGACTTTAACAGAGGATTTGTAAAAGGACTTTTAGCTTGAAATGTAGCAAATCCTGACAAAAAAGTAAAAACAAATAAAACTGGAGTTCCTTTAGATTCAGGATTTATACCTAACGACGCAATGAAAAACGTAATTATTAACGTTTTAAGTGAAAAACCAAATGTTGTTTTACCAGTAGCTGGACCTGCAACCAATACAACAGTTGAAATGTTTATTAAAGATAAAACATATAGTGATGCAACAGTTATTGGAGTAGATGTCGACCAAGCTTACTCATACCAAGAAGGTTCAAAACAATTCAAGAGATTTTTAACAAGTATTACAAAAAATATTGCACAAGCTGTTTATGATGTAATTTTAGCTTCTGAATTTAACATCGATTCTAAAAACTTATTCGCTGATACGCCAACAAAAACTACAAAAGGTTGAACAAACGGACTTGCCGAAAAATGAGCAGGTTACACAAAATCTCACATTGCTAATGATGAACTTAGAACAAAATATGATACACACTTAGCTGAAGCTTTATCAAAATTCCAAGCATTATCAGCTGAAGAAAAAACTAAGGTAAATACTGATACACTTCCTGATGGAACAGCAGGAACCCCACAAGATTTACTTAATGCATATGCAACAAAAATTAATGAATAA
- the pfkA gene encoding 6-phosphofructokinase: protein MRKIAILTSGGDAPGMNNAVRAVVKQAHANGLEAFLVYEGYKGLYNDNIVSAKNIDVDSYLNQGGTFIYSARFPEFKNPEIREVAAANLRNRGIEALVVIGGDGSYKGAQLLHELGVKTIGLPGTIDNDIASSDYTIGYDTALNTIVDAIDKIRDTAKSHQRIMIVEIMGNMCGDLALYSGLATGAEIIATSQYRLSEEEIVAKAVELTKQEGRRSIIIAVSEKCYKINELEKMVQAATGWDTRCNPLNHIQRGGTPSAQERILATLMGMKAVEYLLAGKSGLAIGIINNDIVGVPILEALDMENKAKAKAVEKAIKFNKLNQAK, encoded by the coding sequence ATGAGAAAAATCGCGATTTTAACTTCAGGTGGAGATGCACCTGGAATGAATAATGCTGTACGTGCTGTTGTAAAACAAGCGCATGCAAATGGATTGGAAGCTTTTCTTGTTTATGAAGGGTATAAAGGTTTATACAACGACAATATTGTTAGTGCAAAAAACATTGACGTGGATAGTTATTTAAACCAAGGTGGAACATTCATTTATTCTGCAAGATTTCCTGAATTCAAAAATCCAGAAATTAGAGAAGTAGCTGCAGCTAACCTTAGAAACAGAGGAATTGAAGCTTTAGTTGTTATTGGAGGAGATGGAAGTTATAAAGGAGCTCAATTGTTACATGAATTAGGTGTAAAAACAATTGGACTTCCTGGAACAATTGATAACGACATTGCTTCAAGTGATTATACAATTGGATATGACACAGCCTTAAATACAATTGTAGATGCTATTGATAAAATTAGAGATACAGCAAAGAGTCACCAAAGAATCATGATTGTTGAAATTATGGGTAATATGTGTGGTGATCTTGCATTATATTCAGGTCTTGCTACAGGTGCTGAAATTATTGCTACAAGTCAATATCGTTTATCAGAAGAAGAAATTGTTGCTAAAGCTGTTGAACTTACAAAACAAGAAGGACGTAGAAGTATCATTATTGCTGTTTCAGAAAAATGCTACAAAATTAATGAACTTGAAAAAATGGTGCAAGCTGCCACAGGATGAGATACACGTTGCAATCCATTAAACCACATTCAAAGAGGTGGAACACCATCTGCACAAGAACGTATTTTAGCAACTTTAATGGGAATGAAAGCTGTTGAATATTTACTTGCTGGTAAAAGTGGGCTTGCTATCGGAATTATTAATAATGATATTGTTGGAGTCCCAATTTTAGAAGCTTTAGATATGGAAAACAAAGCAAAAGCAAAAGCCGTTGAAAAAGCTATTAAATTTAATAAATTAAATCAAGCAAAATAG